The following proteins come from a genomic window of Corallococcus sp. NCRR:
- the mazG gene encoding nucleoside triphosphate pyrophosphohydrolase: MAAPGNELERLVEIMRRLRAEGGCPWDREQDLRSLRPYLTEEAFEVLDEMDRVADGGPWRPLCEELGDLLFQIVFHAQLAAELGEFTMADVCAAISDKITSRHPHVFGDQQVEGAEQVLANWAQLKAEERKKKTGRAGSVLDGVPTAAPSLLRAERLTEKASRIGFDWPDLAGVRGKLDEELRELDEAIASGDRDAIEHELGDVLFSLANLARFVKTPAEDALRMATRRFVTRFQYIEAKLNEENVPFGGATLAHMERHWQAAKAVEKALPPPSHPPRASMATLRLAVPDVAAQRAFWDELASWLGWTPTRTTDGTAAYTGAGLGLVFMPGAQGQTAAALALTLEAPSASGVARLLELFRAHHPGRLVPCANAEAGFQFVDPAGLRWEYAAPPA, translated from the coding sequence ATGGCGGCGCCTGGAAACGAGCTGGAACGACTGGTGGAGATCATGCGGCGCCTTCGGGCCGAGGGGGGCTGCCCGTGGGACCGCGAGCAGGACCTGCGCTCGCTGCGCCCCTATCTGACCGAGGAGGCGTTCGAGGTCCTGGATGAGATGGACCGCGTCGCCGACGGCGGCCCGTGGCGCCCGCTGTGTGAAGAGCTGGGGGATCTGCTCTTCCAGATTGTCTTCCACGCGCAGCTGGCGGCGGAGCTGGGCGAGTTCACGATGGCCGACGTCTGCGCGGCGATCAGCGACAAAATCACCAGCCGGCACCCGCACGTGTTCGGGGATCAGCAGGTGGAGGGCGCCGAGCAGGTGCTGGCCAACTGGGCGCAGCTGAAGGCGGAGGAGCGCAAGAAGAAGACCGGGCGCGCGGGCTCCGTCCTGGACGGCGTGCCCACCGCGGCCCCGTCCCTCTTGCGCGCGGAGCGCCTGACGGAGAAGGCCAGCCGCATCGGCTTCGACTGGCCGGACCTGGCCGGGGTGCGCGGCAAGCTGGACGAGGAGCTGCGCGAGCTGGACGAGGCCATCGCGTCAGGCGACCGGGACGCCATCGAACACGAGCTGGGGGACGTCCTGTTCTCGCTCGCGAACCTCGCGCGCTTCGTGAAGACGCCCGCGGAGGACGCGCTGCGCATGGCCACGCGCCGCTTCGTCACCCGCTTCCAGTACATCGAGGCGAAGCTGAACGAGGAGAACGTCCCCTTCGGCGGCGCCACGCTCGCGCACATGGAGCGCCACTGGCAGGCCGCGAAGGCCGTGGAGAAGGCGCTGCCCCCTCCCAGCCACCCACCGCGCGCGTCCATGGCCACCCTGCGCCTGGCCGTGCCGGACGTGGCGGCCCAGCGGGCCTTCTGGGATGAGCTGGCCTCCTGGCTGGGCTGGACTCCCACCCGGACGACGGACGGCACGGCGGCCTATACGGGCGCGGGGCTGGGGCTCGTCTTCATGCCGGGCGCCCAAGGGCAGACGGCAGCCGCCCTGGCCCTCACCCTGGAGGCCCCCTCGGCTTCGGGGGTCGCCCGGCTCCTGGAGCTGTTCCGGGCCCACCATCCGGGGCGCCTGGTGCCGTGCGCCAACGCAGAGGCGGGCTTCCAGTTCGTGGACCCGGCCGGGCTGCGGTGGGAATACGCCGCCCCGCCGGCATGA
- a CDS encoding tetratricopeptide repeat protein — MLRSFLGLCCSLVLLVPARAPALLQEPLLRIEEKVIEPEPDPSTFQATEDDPVEDTGSEEAEEPEPEPRPDPRRRVIAPPPVKPAAPAEPAPPPVVVPARPAVTPVMAPKVTDAELLAVWEKWKTARSRNALAEAEAAQKELLKLREEVLASDLEPLSMGFVREAGVRRRAGDLKGALALLDVAVELSPGLPAARFARAETYVVEDPLNVPRGLGEWKSALATLLSDARYRRPALTDLGALVLAAWAATAVAVVAVLFLRRIRYALHDFHHLFPRAVTRWQSGLLGLMLLALPVVLGAGLVPVLLLLFASVALYVGRAERWVAAVLLMGLGVMPLAAGTLARFTAFAGTPAEDVYLLERGGLSAESAAARVRSRAEARTARFQELGALAWYETRRGLLEEARADFKAASALKSGDARMLTRFGNALLGLGDEDGAVLLYTQASKADPSMAAPHYNLGQVYRRRARLLPDDQLGKELDRSTSAIAQAQALDDSLLRRDPPPEDRPLLNLLLLAPTVPERDWMDLADGTQEGARVEGQVGRWLAPVLPAGPVGWGLTAALAALVAAFGEASWRMKASRGCERCGSAVCLRCDKDLSVGSAMCGQCVNVYARKSQVPKEFRSRKQGEVDRHQAWTKRVTYALGGLVSGAGHVGTGLPVRGALYAFLFSFAVAALVLHRGLVRTPYGDVPLYLKLVPAGTVLFFVYLLTLRGLRRHQRGEA, encoded by the coding sequence ATGCTCCGCTCGTTCCTCGGCCTGTGTTGCAGCCTCGTGCTGCTTGTCCCCGCGCGCGCCCCTGCGTTGTTGCAGGAGCCGCTCCTGCGCATCGAGGAGAAGGTCATCGAGCCGGAGCCGGATCCCAGCACCTTCCAGGCCACGGAGGATGATCCGGTGGAGGACACCGGCTCCGAGGAGGCTGAAGAACCTGAGCCTGAGCCCCGCCCCGACCCCCGGCGCCGCGTCATCGCTCCGCCGCCGGTGAAGCCCGCCGCTCCCGCCGAACCCGCGCCCCCGCCCGTCGTCGTCCCGGCCAGACCCGCCGTCACCCCGGTGATGGCGCCGAAGGTGACGGACGCGGAGTTGCTGGCCGTCTGGGAGAAGTGGAAGACGGCCCGCTCCCGCAACGCCCTGGCCGAGGCGGAAGCCGCCCAGAAGGAACTGCTCAAGCTGCGCGAGGAGGTGCTCGCCTCCGACCTGGAGCCCCTGAGCATGGGCTTCGTGCGCGAGGCCGGGGTCCGCCGCCGCGCCGGAGACCTGAAGGGCGCGCTCGCGCTCCTGGACGTGGCCGTGGAGCTGTCGCCCGGGCTGCCCGCCGCGCGCTTCGCCCGGGCGGAGACGTACGTGGTGGAGGATCCGCTGAACGTGCCGCGCGGGCTGGGCGAGTGGAAGTCCGCCCTCGCGACGCTGCTCTCGGACGCCCGCTACCGCCGGCCCGCGCTCACGGACCTGGGCGCGCTGGTGCTCGCGGCGTGGGCGGCCACGGCGGTGGCGGTGGTCGCGGTGCTCTTCCTGCGGCGGATCCGCTACGCGCTGCACGACTTCCACCACCTGTTCCCCCGCGCGGTGACGCGCTGGCAGTCCGGGCTCCTGGGGCTGATGCTCCTGGCGCTGCCCGTGGTGCTGGGGGCGGGGCTGGTGCCGGTGCTGCTGCTGCTCTTCGCCTCCGTCGCGCTGTACGTGGGCCGCGCCGAGCGCTGGGTGGCCGCGGTGCTGCTCATGGGCCTGGGCGTGATGCCGCTCGCCGCGGGGACGCTGGCGCGCTTCACCGCCTTCGCCGGCACGCCCGCGGAGGACGTCTACCTCCTGGAGCGCGGCGGCCTGTCCGCGGAGAGCGCGGCGGCCCGGGTGCGCTCCCGCGCGGAGGCCCGCACCGCCCGCTTCCAGGAACTGGGGGCGCTCGCCTGGTACGAAACACGGCGGGGCTTGCTGGAGGAGGCGCGGGCGGACTTCAAGGCCGCCTCCGCCCTCAAGTCAGGCGACGCGCGGATGCTCACGCGCTTCGGCAACGCGCTGCTGGGCCTGGGTGACGAGGACGGCGCGGTGCTCCTCTACACGCAGGCCTCCAAGGCGGATCCGTCCATGGCGGCGCCGCACTACAACCTGGGGCAGGTGTACCGGCGCCGCGCCCGGCTCCTGCCGGATGATCAGCTGGGCAAGGAGCTGGACCGCTCGACCTCCGCCATCGCGCAGGCGCAGGCCCTGGACGACTCCCTCCTGCGCCGGGATCCGCCGCCGGAGGACCGCCCCCTGCTCAACCTCCTGCTCCTGGCCCCGACGGTGCCGGAGCGCGACTGGATGGACCTGGCGGACGGCACCCAGGAGGGCGCCCGCGTGGAGGGCCAGGTGGGCCGGTGGCTGGCGCCCGTCCTGCCGGCGGGCCCGGTGGGCTGGGGGCTGACGGCGGCGCTCGCGGCCCTCGTCGCCGCCTTCGGGGAGGCCTCCTGGCGCATGAAGGCGTCGCGCGGCTGCGAGCGGTGCGGAAGCGCCGTCTGCCTCCGCTGCGACAAGGACCTGTCCGTGGGCAGCGCGATGTGCGGGCAGTGCGTCAACGTCTACGCGCGCAAGAGCCAGGTGCCCAAGGAGTTCCGCTCGCGCAAGCAGGGCGAGGTGGACCGCCATCAGGCCTGGACGAAGCGGGTGACGTACGCGCTGGGCGGCCTGGTGTCCGGCGCGGGCCACGTGGGCACGGGCCTGCCGGTGCGGGGCGCCCTCTATGCCTTCCTGTTCAGCTTCGCCGTGGCCGCGCTGGTGCTCCACCGGGGCCTCGTGCGCACCCCGTATGGGGACGTGCCGCTGTACCTCAAGCTCGTGCCCGCGGGCACGGTCCTCTTCTTCGTCTACCTGCTGACCCTGCGCGGCCTGCGCCGCCACCAGCGGGGGGAGGCCTGA
- a CDS encoding DUF4388 domain-containing protein — protein MALKGTLKDFGIGDILQLIGQQQKTGTLHLRNKDQEVRVGFQDGHIIKAESLTRKRKELIGAMLVRAEIITETQLEAALEVQKRTLKRLGDVLVQSHALTAERFQHMAQLQVTETLYRLFTWKAGTYEFIQEPVEPGPDGITPLRAETVLMEGFRMVDEWPVIRKRIHRDDMTFERVKALPPPRAHADEGGELGVIGPSERHVYEEIAVGRDLRRMVDLCGLGEFETCKALYNLVKGDYVRAIDPEGRAPVPEDTRLVARVAGPLGRIAVTMAVIAGLAFIASSWVGGAGHERGASRLGDPAAQRQIAQAQRVRIEAALEVFQLEKGTLPERLDALVDAGLLSPEELRYPWREEYYYRRTAARQFILLPPVR, from the coding sequence ATGGCCCTCAAGGGTACCCTCAAGGATTTCGGCATCGGCGACATCCTGCAGCTGATCGGCCAGCAGCAGAAGACGGGCACGCTCCACCTGCGCAACAAGGACCAGGAGGTGCGCGTCGGCTTCCAGGACGGCCACATCATCAAGGCCGAAAGCCTCACCCGGAAGCGCAAGGAACTCATCGGCGCCATGCTGGTGCGCGCGGAAATCATCACGGAGACGCAGCTGGAGGCGGCGCTGGAGGTCCAGAAGCGCACCCTCAAGCGGCTGGGGGACGTGCTGGTCCAGAGCCACGCCCTCACAGCGGAGCGCTTCCAGCACATGGCGCAGCTCCAGGTGACGGAGACGCTCTACCGCCTCTTCACCTGGAAGGCGGGCACCTACGAGTTCATCCAGGAGCCCGTGGAGCCCGGCCCCGACGGCATCACCCCGCTGCGCGCGGAGACGGTGCTGATGGAGGGCTTCCGGATGGTGGACGAGTGGCCCGTCATCCGGAAGCGCATCCACCGCGACGACATGACCTTCGAGCGCGTCAAGGCGCTCCCTCCGCCCCGCGCCCACGCCGACGAGGGCGGGGAGCTGGGCGTCATCGGCCCGTCCGAGCGCCACGTCTACGAGGAGATCGCCGTGGGGCGCGATTTGCGCCGCATGGTGGACCTCTGCGGCCTGGGCGAGTTCGAGACCTGCAAGGCGCTCTACAACCTGGTCAAGGGCGACTACGTGCGCGCCATCGACCCGGAGGGCCGCGCTCCCGTCCCGGAGGACACCCGCCTGGTCGCCCGCGTGGCCGGTCCCCTGGGCCGCATCGCGGTGACCATGGCGGTCATCGCGGGGCTGGCCTTCATCGCGTCCAGCTGGGTCGGGGGAGCCGGGCACGAACGCGGCGCCTCCCGGTTGGGGGATCCCGCCGCCCAGCGTCAGATTGCCCAAGCGCAGCGCGTCCGCATCGAGGCCGCGCTGGAGGTGTTCCAACTGGAGAAGGGGACCCTCCCGGAGCGGTTGGATGCTCTGGTGGATGCCGGATTGTTGAGTCCGGAGGAACTGCGCTACCCGTGGCGGGAGGAGTACTATTACCGCCGCACGGCCGCCCGGCAGTTCATCCTCCTACCGCCCGTGCGCTAG
- a CDS encoding PhoH family protein produces MRNPATLEVPAARAETTPTSAKVDVRDNETTQALCGNQNENLKLMERRLGVRVGQRGTELLLSGPADAVAFAVRLVENLEEMIRAGRPVYREDVEQAIKVLGRGTESLQEVMLGTVLKSSGNRQIAPKSIAQKRYVDAIRAHDIVFGVGPAGTGKTYLAMAMAVASLQERKVKRIILARPAVEAGEKLGFLPGDLAEKVNPYLRPLYDALHDMMAVERAQHLVEQGVVEVAPLAFMRGRTLNDAFVILDEAQNTTVEQMKMFLTRLGYNSKAVITGDVTQVDLPTGKLSGLNHARSVLRNIEGIHFSEFSDVDVVRHPLVQEVIRAYERSEAAQKEAQSAREATAAPEGAES; encoded by the coding sequence TTGCGAAATCCCGCCACGCTGGAAGTGCCCGCAGCCCGCGCTGAAACCACCCCCACCTCCGCCAAGGTAGACGTCCGTGACAACGAGACGACCCAGGCCCTTTGCGGAAACCAGAACGAAAACCTCAAGCTGATGGAACGGCGCCTGGGGGTCCGGGTGGGGCAGCGCGGTACGGAGCTGCTTCTCTCGGGGCCCGCGGACGCGGTCGCCTTCGCGGTCCGCCTGGTGGAGAACCTGGAGGAGATGATCCGCGCCGGACGCCCCGTCTACCGGGAGGACGTGGAGCAGGCCATCAAGGTCCTGGGCCGCGGCACGGAGTCGCTGCAGGAGGTCATGCTCGGCACCGTCCTCAAGAGCTCCGGCAACCGGCAGATCGCCCCCAAGAGCATCGCGCAGAAGCGCTACGTGGACGCCATCCGCGCCCACGACATCGTCTTCGGCGTGGGCCCCGCCGGCACCGGCAAGACGTACCTCGCCATGGCCATGGCGGTCGCCTCCCTCCAGGAGCGCAAGGTCAAGCGCATCATCCTGGCGCGCCCCGCCGTGGAGGCCGGTGAGAAGCTCGGCTTCCTGCCCGGCGACCTGGCGGAGAAGGTGAACCCGTACCTGCGCCCGCTCTACGACGCGCTGCACGACATGATGGCCGTGGAGCGCGCCCAGCACCTGGTGGAGCAGGGCGTCGTGGAGGTCGCGCCGCTCGCGTTCATGCGCGGCCGCACCCTCAACGACGCCTTCGTCATCCTCGACGAGGCGCAGAACACCACCGTGGAGCAGATGAAGATGTTCCTCACCCGCCTGGGCTACAACAGCAAGGCGGTCATCACCGGCGACGTGACCCAGGTGGACCTGCCCACGGGCAAGCTGTCCGGCCTGAACCACGCGCGCTCCGTGCTGCGGAACATCGAAGGCATCCACTTCTCGGAGTTCTCCGACGTGGACGTCGTGCGCCACCCGCTGGTGCAGGAGGTCATCCGCGCCTACGAGCGCTCCGAGGCCGCCCAGAAGGAGGCCCAGTCCGCCCGCGAGGCCACCGCGGCCCCCGAAGGCGCGGAGTCCTGA
- a CDS encoding HD family phosphohydrolase, with the protein MADPESPTPGPSPLDALAVRLGLGRRGEWGRRVVQTLLLLVVSVGAGFVISPGLYSQQIPALTEENVGKPFRANSPAGFKAARDYDIVHQSMTEQRRREARSAVRPVYDLNPAVVGNLRASVRAAFASAREHLEEEKDARAEETPPEEGQARRRRPAPLTPEALERQRRDREEMQARFQEQLFGQRDAGLESEDFQALVANGFSEESETATLVLLDRAYRADGTQVYVAGSREELVREAPQGLTVRDVQHKNEETLPAGAAQVVDMREAHQEQDRFASVPGNVMPEAPAVQRRAVLRIAKRLVRPSLTINIAETDLRRRLAGDAVKDAVIAIKKGQRVIGDGELVNETHLVMLRGMRAQTDRLDLLQLQVGGTGLVALLVVAFYAFCRAAFRRFRPTRKDGVLLGLLLVGLLGLLQVWVSIADAVQDRYTALPIEAFYYAFPVAAGAMLVRFILAQELALFFAMVFACLVGVMLGNSLAFGIYTLVGSLVAADRIVKAKDRVGIFRAGLVTGVANLIAVLFLFLVEGKGLAGDTVLTAVCAFFGTALAVPVMVMALTPLIEATFGYASDIKLLELANLNHPALKELIVQAPGTYHHSIIIGTLVENAAETIGANPLLARSCAYYHDIGKGRNPLYFGENQKGENRHDGLAPAMSAVIIKRHVTEGLEMARQYRLPKLVADAIPQHHGTRTVGFFFHKALKEQEGKEGAPPIDESIYRYPGPKPQFREAALVMIADAVEASTRSMPDPTSAKLHAQVQKIINVIFSEGQLDECDLTLKDLNLISQSFLHTLEGIYHTRPVYPAGAVGGGKGGGAPLMMAPAPAKTDAKDTKVRTAGMS; encoded by the coding sequence ATGGCCGATCCTGAATCACCAACCCCCGGGCCCAGTCCGCTGGACGCGCTCGCGGTGCGCCTGGGGCTCGGGCGGCGTGGGGAGTGGGGCCGGCGCGTCGTGCAGACCCTCCTGCTGCTCGTCGTCTCGGTGGGCGCGGGCTTCGTCATCTCCCCGGGCCTCTACAGCCAGCAGATCCCGGCGCTCACCGAGGAGAACGTGGGCAAGCCCTTCCGGGCCAACTCGCCCGCCGGCTTCAAGGCCGCGCGCGACTACGACATCGTCCACCAGTCGATGACGGAGCAGCGCCGCCGCGAGGCCCGGAGCGCCGTGCGCCCGGTGTACGACCTCAACCCGGCGGTGGTGGGCAACCTGCGCGCGTCCGTGCGCGCCGCCTTCGCCTCCGCGCGCGAGCACCTGGAGGAGGAGAAGGACGCCCGCGCCGAGGAGACCCCGCCGGAGGAGGGCCAGGCCAGGCGCCGCCGCCCCGCGCCGCTCACCCCGGAGGCCCTGGAGCGTCAGCGCCGCGACCGCGAGGAGATGCAGGCCCGGTTCCAGGAGCAGCTCTTCGGCCAGCGCGACGCGGGGCTGGAGTCCGAGGACTTCCAGGCGCTCGTCGCCAACGGCTTCTCCGAGGAGTCGGAGACCGCCACCCTGGTGCTGCTGGACCGGGCCTACCGCGCGGACGGCACCCAGGTGTACGTGGCCGGCTCGCGGGAGGAGCTGGTGCGCGAGGCGCCCCAGGGCCTCACCGTGCGCGACGTGCAGCACAAGAACGAGGAGACGCTGCCCGCGGGCGCCGCCCAGGTGGTGGACATGCGGGAGGCGCACCAGGAGCAGGACCGCTTCGCCTCCGTGCCCGGCAACGTGATGCCGGAGGCCCCGGCGGTGCAGCGCCGCGCGGTGCTCAGAATCGCCAAGCGGCTCGTGCGCCCCAGCCTGACCATCAACATCGCGGAGACGGACCTGCGCCGCCGGCTCGCGGGCGACGCGGTGAAGGACGCCGTCATCGCCATCAAGAAGGGCCAGCGCGTCATCGGCGACGGCGAGCTCGTCAACGAGACGCACCTCGTCATGCTGCGCGGGATGCGCGCGCAGACGGACCGCCTGGACCTGCTCCAGTTGCAGGTGGGTGGCACGGGCCTGGTGGCCCTGCTGGTGGTGGCCTTCTACGCCTTCTGCCGCGCGGCCTTCCGCCGCTTCCGCCCCACGCGCAAGGACGGCGTCCTGCTGGGCCTGTTGCTGGTGGGCCTCTTGGGCCTGCTCCAGGTCTGGGTGTCCATCGCGGACGCGGTGCAGGACCGCTACACGGCGCTACCCATCGAAGCGTTCTATTACGCCTTCCCGGTGGCGGCGGGCGCCATGCTGGTGCGCTTCATCCTGGCCCAGGAGCTGGCGCTGTTCTTCGCCATGGTGTTCGCGTGCCTCGTGGGCGTGATGCTGGGCAACTCGCTGGCGTTCGGCATCTACACGCTGGTGGGCTCGCTGGTGGCGGCGGACCGCATCGTCAAGGCGAAGGACCGCGTGGGCATCTTCCGCGCGGGCCTCGTCACCGGCGTGGCCAACCTCATCGCGGTGCTCTTCCTGTTCCTCGTGGAGGGCAAGGGCCTGGCCGGGGACACGGTCCTCACCGCGGTGTGCGCGTTCTTCGGCACCGCGCTCGCCGTCCCGGTGATGGTGATGGCGCTGACGCCGCTCATCGAGGCCACGTTCGGCTACGCGTCGGACATCAAGCTCCTGGAGCTGGCGAACCTGAACCACCCGGCGCTCAAGGAGCTCATCGTCCAGGCGCCCGGCACGTACCACCACTCCATCATCATCGGCACGCTGGTGGAGAACGCGGCGGAGACGATTGGCGCGAACCCGCTGCTGGCGCGCTCGTGCGCGTACTACCACGACATCGGAAAGGGCCGGAACCCGCTCTACTTCGGGGAGAACCAGAAGGGGGAGAACCGGCATGACGGGCTCGCGCCCGCGATGAGCGCGGTCATCATCAAGCGCCACGTCACAGAAGGCCTGGAGATGGCCCGGCAGTACCGCCTGCCCAAGCTGGTGGCGGACGCCATCCCCCAGCACCACGGCACGCGCACGGTGGGCTTCTTCTTCCACAAGGCCCTGAAGGAGCAGGAGGGCAAGGAAGGCGCGCCCCCCATCGACGAGAGCATCTACCGCTACCCGGGCCCCAAGCCGCAGTTCCGCGAGGCAGCGCTGGTGATGATCGCCGACGCGGTGGAGGCCTCCACGCGCTCCATGCCGGACCCCACCAGCGCGAAGCTCCACGCGCAGGTGCAGAAGATCATCAACGTCATCTTCTCCGAGGGCCAGCTCGACGAGTGCGACCTGACGCTCAAGGACCTGAACCTCATCTCCCAGTCCTTCCTGCACACGCTGGAGGGCATCTACCACACGCGTCCCGTCTACCCGGCGGGCGCGGTGGGTGGGGGCAAGGGCGGAGGCGCGCCGCTGATGATGGCGCCCGCGCCCGCGAAGACGGACGCGAAGGACACGAAGGTGCGAACGGCGGGCATGTCATGA
- the ybeY gene encoding rRNA maturation RNase YbeY: MSRKVEGVKLRKGKVIPRDDGKRIEEFVGVASTQTESASVARMRAPPGWSEPAQTPEFDEVVLVLTGELTLVVDGKRERIGAGEVGLVPRGKRVVYRNDSQGACDYWSICAPAFRVELAHIEKPAPKAKAADNHVTVQVAHGQGADYERLLTTWARDYLKRLGLTDCELSLSLVGDRAIRRLNRTWRQKDKATDVLSFPAGDLPKGTPGPRPLGDVVISLDTAKRQAKEYGRTLESEMGRYLAHGLLHLLGHDHEKPRDAKRMAALEEQLLGERGMVADSLTIDSRARRAKLI, encoded by the coding sequence ATGAGCCGCAAGGTGGAGGGCGTGAAGCTGCGCAAGGGCAAGGTCATTCCGCGCGACGACGGCAAGCGCATCGAGGAGTTCGTCGGCGTGGCCAGCACGCAGACGGAGTCCGCGTCCGTGGCGCGCATGCGGGCGCCGCCGGGCTGGAGCGAACCGGCGCAGACGCCGGAGTTCGACGAGGTGGTGCTCGTGCTCACGGGCGAGCTCACCCTGGTGGTGGACGGCAAGCGCGAACGGATTGGCGCGGGCGAGGTCGGCCTGGTGCCGCGCGGCAAGCGCGTGGTGTACCGCAACGACTCGCAGGGCGCGTGTGACTACTGGTCCATCTGCGCCCCGGCGTTCCGCGTGGAGCTGGCGCACATCGAGAAGCCGGCGCCCAAGGCCAAGGCCGCGGACAACCACGTGACGGTGCAGGTGGCGCACGGGCAGGGCGCGGACTACGAGCGCCTGCTCACCACCTGGGCCCGCGACTACCTGAAGCGCCTGGGCCTCACCGACTGCGAGCTGTCGCTGTCGCTCGTGGGGGACCGGGCCATCCGCCGGCTCAACCGCACGTGGCGCCAGAAGGACAAGGCCACGGACGTGCTGTCCTTCCCCGCGGGCGACCTGCCCAAGGGCACCCCGGGCCCCCGCCCGCTGGGGGACGTGGTCATCTCCCTGGACACGGCGAAGCGGCAGGCGAAGGAGTACGGCCGCACGCTGGAGTCGGAGATGGGCCGCTACCTCGCGCATGGGCTGTTGCACCTGTTGGGGCATGACCATGAGAAGCCTCGCGACGCGAAGCGCATGGCGGCCCTGGAGGAGCAGCTCCTGGGTGAGCGCGGCATGGTGGCGGACTCGCTGACCATCGACTCGCGCGCGCGCCGCGCGAAGCTCATCTGA
- a CDS encoding Lnb N-terminal periplasmic domain-containing protein, protein MPRLSSLIVASLLGLLLSASPARAASVPPWGTGESRGEDLSIWLVTFSPGDDVFSWWGHGSLVVEDRSRHMQRLYNYGMYSFDDQTVVHFAKGRLEFWVGESSVNGTFRFYKSLNRDVRVQELNLTPEQRVTVAKKLADNVLPENRDYLYEHYSDNCVTRLRDMIDVAVGGRLSEAEKAPARMTLREHTRRYTAVSPPVSFLLDFMMNDSIDKPITRREEAFLPDELEQQVAELKVPGPDGRPVSLVEKQWDFYASPTRARPPAQPPAFGSYILALGVLLGGAALGLAAWEKKGSRAARILLGLENVVVGLVLGIPGLALVVMWVGTNHVVTHHNENLFLANPLTLLAVPYGLRLTWNSPKARSRLKWVWGLLAVTGALGLAVKILHWFDQDNWRAIALILPISLGMAGAFWLDRLRALVPGTARTPPRQDAQVTSLKAS, encoded by the coding sequence ATGCCCCGCCTGTCGTCTCTCATCGTCGCAAGCCTGTTGGGTCTCCTGCTGTCCGCGTCCCCCGCGCGCGCCGCGTCGGTGCCGCCATGGGGCACGGGCGAGAGCCGGGGCGAGGACCTGTCCATCTGGCTGGTGACCTTCAGCCCCGGCGACGACGTCTTCTCGTGGTGGGGCCACGGCTCGCTGGTGGTGGAGGACCGCTCCCGCCACATGCAGCGGCTCTACAACTACGGCATGTACTCGTTCGACGACCAGACGGTCGTCCACTTCGCCAAGGGCCGCCTGGAGTTCTGGGTCGGTGAGTCGAGCGTCAACGGCACCTTCCGCTTCTACAAGTCACTCAATCGCGACGTGCGCGTGCAGGAACTCAACCTCACGCCCGAGCAGCGGGTGACGGTGGCGAAGAAGCTGGCGGACAACGTGCTTCCGGAGAACCGCGACTATCTCTACGAGCACTACAGCGACAACTGCGTCACGCGCCTGCGCGACATGATCGACGTGGCGGTGGGCGGCCGGCTGTCGGAGGCGGAGAAGGCCCCGGCCCGCATGACGCTGCGCGAGCATACGCGGCGCTACACGGCGGTGAGCCCGCCGGTGAGCTTCCTGCTCGACTTCATGATGAATGACTCCATCGACAAGCCCATCACCCGCCGCGAGGAGGCCTTCCTCCCGGACGAACTGGAGCAGCAGGTGGCGGAGCTGAAGGTACCGGGCCCGGACGGCCGGCCGGTGTCGCTGGTGGAGAAGCAGTGGGACTTCTACGCGTCGCCCACGCGCGCACGGCCCCCCGCGCAGCCCCCCGCCTTCGGCTCGTACATCCTCGCGCTGGGCGTGCTCCTGGGCGGCGCCGCGCTGGGCCTGGCCGCGTGGGAGAAGAAGGGCAGCCGGGCGGCGCGCATCCTCCTGGGCCTGGAGAACGTGGTGGTGGGGCTGGTGCTGGGCATCCCCGGGTTGGCGCTCGTCGTCATGTGGGTGGGCACGAACCACGTCGTCACGCACCACAACGAGAACCTCTTCCTCGCCAACCCGCTGACACTCCTGGCCGTGCCGTACGGCCTGCGCCTCACCTGGAACAGCCCGAAGGCGCGCTCGCGGCTCAAGTGGGTCTGGGGCCTGCTCGCGGTGACGGGCGCGCTGGGGCTGGCCGTCAAGATTCTGCACTGGTTCGACCAGGACAACTGGCGCGCCATCGCGCTCATCCTGCCCATCTCCCTGGGCATGGCCGGCGCGTTCTGGCTGGACCGCCTCCGGGCGCTCGTGCCAGGAACGGCGCGCACGCCGCCCCGTCAGGATGCTCAGGTGACTTCGCTCAAGGCTTCCTGA